From the Bacillota bacterium genome, the window TGATACCATCGAAGCGTTTGGATATGTGACATTTCAAACTGGGAATTAAATGTGACTCGCCATTGGTAACAACAGCTAACACCCGCCCAGCTTGCGTTTCGGTTTTTCAGGCTCGGCAGGTGCAAGCTCTTCTTCGCGTATTAGCTCTGGTAGTTTCTCCTTCGCTCGCTGGCGGAAGCGGTACGTGAACTCCTCGTACATGTGCTTGGGCGGAGCCGGTGGCTCGAAGTTCAGGATGTCCTGACGGAACTTCTCGAACCCGCCTTCCAGAATCCGGATACGCTTGAAGCCCAGTTGCTGGGCGATGACCGCCATACGCCTTTCGGTCAATTCATCGTTCGCCACGAATACGTTGATTTTGCCCCGCACACGCAGTAGCCGCGAAGGCTCCTGCTCGAACAGGTTATCTACTGTGAAGGGGTACGATTTGGGTAACCGTCCTTTGGAAATCTCCTCGCGAGGACGGAAGTCTATCACCTGTATCTGGTCGTCGGTGTCATCCATTAAGCGGAAGGCGAACTCGTCTACGGTCATCACCTCGACCGGATAGGAGCGCACGAATTGCTCGTTTTGCACCATCTGCAACAGGCTCGCTTTGCGGTCGGTGAAGGAGAAGGCGGAAAGTGCCAGCAATACACCCATGGCCACTACTCCCACCCGCGCCGGATTCCAGCGAGGCAGGATGGGCTGGACGCCCTTGACCTTGCGTTCCACCACCGAGGCGATGCCAAAAGCGAGCAGAGCGAACATCACCATGAGGAAGGCGAAAAGCCCTGCCGGGATGCCCAGCGTTTCATAGATGCGTGGTGTTCCCAGGTAGGCGGCTTTGTGCAAGCCCTCCAGCAGGGGATAGCTCTCCCCGAAGAGAAGCACCCCCACCAGCGCGCCCACGATGAACACCATCGCATCGCGCTTGCCGATGGAAGCGGCGCAGAAACTGGTGCCCGGACAATATCCCCCCACCACGAAGCCCAGTCCCATGATGATCCCGCCCACTATGGCAGACCAGAGATAGGTGGGGTTGATATACACCTGGCTCATGTCCAGCAAGCCAAAGTGGTTCAGCGCCATCACACCGACCATTGCCACCACCCCTGCGGTGAAAAACACCCGCAACACAGTGAAGTCGTAGCCGTAAAACAGCCCTACGAGTCGGCGCGAGGAGCCAAACCCTGCCTGCTCCAGAATCGCCCCGAAAGCAATACCGATGAAGAAGGCAAGGATATAGTTCAGGTTCTCACTGATGAGGTTTGGCACTAACGGTCCCATCGACGCCCTCCTATGTCCACAGTTTGCGGAAGAAATAGGCGAAAGCATACGCCCCCGCGAAGATAGCTACCATAGTCAGGATACCGCCTGTTGCCATGACTGCCATCCCGCTAAGTGCCGCGCCGCTGGTGCAACCTCTGCCCAGCTGCGAGCCGATGCCCCATAGAATGCCCCCCACAAAGGCGGCAATCCATCGGGTGCGAGCGGCTACACGGGGACCTGCCTCGGTCATCAGCTTCAGTCTTCCCGCTGCCAGCGCGGACAAGAAAGCCCCCACCGCCACGCCGATAACCTCGAATACCAGCCAGTTCTTCAGCGGGTTGCCTCCCGGGTGTTCCTGAATGTACTCCGCGTAGAACCTGGCGTTTTGAGCGTGTGCGGGGGCTACCGCCTGCACTCCTGCGACGGTGAAGCTCTTGATGGCGCCGCTGGCTCCCAATCCTCGTCCCGTGATGTAGATAGTGGCAATCAGCAACAGTCCCAGTAAAGTGCCCGCCACGTAAGGGTTCATGTACTTGCTTTCACTCATGACTGTGTTGCCTCCTGA encodes:
- a CDS encoding YeeE/YedE family protein, giving the protein MGPLVPNLISENLNYILAFFIGIAFGAILEQAGFGSSRRLVGLFYGYDFTVLRVFFTAGVVAMVGVMALNHFGLLDMSQVYINPTYLWSAIVGGIIMGLGFVVGGYCPGTSFCAASIGKRDAMVFIVGALVGVLLFGESYPLLEGLHKAAYLGTPRIYETLGIPAGLFAFLMVMFALLAFGIASVVERKVKGVQPILPRWNPARVGVVAMGVLLALSAFSFTDRKASLLQMVQNEQFVRSYPVEVMTVDEFAFRLMDDTDDQIQVIDFRPREEISKGRLPKSYPFTVDNLFEQEPSRLLRVRGKINVFVANDELTERRMAVIAQQLGFKRIRILEGGFEKFRQDILNFEPPAPPKHMYEEFTYRFRQRAKEKLPELIREEELAPAEPEKPKRKLGGC
- a CDS encoding YeeE/YedE family protein — encoded protein: MSESKYMNPYVAGTLLGLLLIATIYITGRGLGASGAIKSFTVAGVQAVAPAHAQNARFYAEYIQEHPGGNPLKNWLVFEVIGVAVGAFLSALAAGRLKLMTEAGPRVAARTRWIAAFVGGILWGIGSQLGRGCTSGAALSGMAVMATGGILTMVAIFAGAYAFAYFFRKLWT